The nucleotide window AGACGGTGACATTGGGTCATGCCTTGTCTGACAGCACGAGAGCGCGCCTGAAGCAACTCCTCTTCAGGAATCAAGACATCTTCGCATGGACACCCGCCGACATGACAGGGGTGCCACGCGAAGTCAcgcaacatttcttgaataccctgccaggtatcaagccggtaaTCCAAGGtcaaagaactgctctccgcaggcatcctgcgggaagctaaataccagacttggttatccaacctagtcatggtagaaaaagcaaccgggggctggcgcatgttcGTCGACtataaagatctcaacaaagcctgccccaaagattgttacgcacttccggagATCGATGAGAAAGTTGATAACCTCGCCCCAGttcgatggaagtgtttcctcgattgttatAAAGGCAATCACCAAGTGAAGATGGCGATCGAGGACAAAGATAAAACGACATTCCACACCCCTACTGGGAATTATTGTTACACAAAAATGctgtttgggttgcgcaacgcgggtgCAACTTATCAAAAGTTAATGAACGACACTTTTGGCGATCAAATCAGCAagagtgtcgaaatctacatgggcgacctagtcgtcatgagcatggaagaggataccatgctcaccgatatcgaaagaacattccaaactctgcgtaGCGTCAATGTGAAGCTCAACCCATGGAAATGCTTGTTTGGAATGGAGGAAGGCaagttccttggattcatcgtcataaaagatggattcaaggtcaACCCGGAAAAAGtacaggcgatcgagcgcatgccatcgccttccacGATGAgggaaatgcaacgactagccggccggcTAGCCGTGTTAAACAGATTTTTAGCTAACCACGCAGCTAAATCTTACCCCTTCATCAGTACTCTGCGGAACTGCTTAAAAAAggaacaattccaatggaccgtagaggctgaaaacgctttctgggagatgaaagagtgtttgatccAACTCCCAAccctaaccgcaccacgcaagaaaGAACCACTCATCTTGTACCTATCCGCCGCAGTCAACGCGGTGGGCGCGGTACTcatagtggagcgggagggagttcaaacaccAATCTATTATGTCAGCAAAATGCTTAATGACCCAGAGATAAGATACTCCATCATGGAGAAGTTGGTACTCGCACTGGTACATGCATCTAGACGGTTACGCCGTTACTTTGCAGATCATGTCATCACCGTGTTAACCAATGACAAAATCGGGCAAATCCTCTCCAAGCCCGAAATCTCTGGGAGACTAGCAAAATGGGCCATCGAACTGAGCGCGCACACATTGATCTACAAACTGCGTCCAACAATCAAGGGCCAGGTTCTAGCTGATTTTGTCGCCGAAGTACCGGCGAATCGCATCTAAGAATGCGAAGACGAACAAAACCCTACACTCCCACTGTCCTCATCAGACATCTAGGCACTATACACCAatggtgcatccaacgaggaCGGTGCAGGCGAAGGTCTGCGACTCGTTAACCCTGATGGCCAAGAACTCACCTATGCAATCTGcatcgatttcaaaagcacaaacaatgAGGCAGAGAACGAGGCTCTACTAGCAGGGCTCCGTTTGGCAGTCAAGCTCGGCGtccaacatctggaagcacacgtcgactcacTACTAGTTGCAGGGCAAGTGTGTggtgactatgccgcaaaaggggatatcatatTCCTCTATCTCGAACAAGCCATGCAACTGAAATCACGATTCACCTCCTTCAACATCCGCCATGTCAATAGGAGTGAAAACAAACTAgtggatgcactatcaaaactcgcatccaccagcttccaacatcTGGAAAAGGAGATACATATTGAGATCCTGCAAAACCCCTCGGTACCCCTATGCCAAAGCAACGTCATCGAATACGGTACAACatcttggatgacaccaattattgcataCTTGCAATTAGGTGTTACTCCCGAAAGTAAAGCAGAGGCATGCAAGCTACGATACAAAGTGTGCCACTGTCAGATGGGAGACAAGAttttataccgcaaatcatacctggGGACACTCCTAGGATGCGTTAACCCTCAAGATGCCACATATCTGATTAGAGAGATACACGAAGGAATATGTGGCATACAATCAGGCCCACACTATTTCATGCGCCTGAAACATTGGCCTTAAATAAACACTATTTCAACCGTGCTCACACAAAGACAAAGTAAAAGCTCTTTACTTACGCACTCTGAGCCACGCGTACTTGCGTATCACCTAGACATGCAAATGACAAATTCGGACTTAATGTTATTTACAAAGGCCTTAAACATTGGCCTTACCAAACATTAACTCACATATGTTCAAAagcaagaagtaaaaacacttgtacaactTGAGCAAAAGGATAAACTTTATATTCCAAAAGATTTCTACACCGATGCGGTGCATAAGAGATTTTACATAAGTTTTTCCTCTAACATTTTACATCAAAAAGGAAGTCAAATAGGGCGCGCAGGCCAACCTAATCTTCTTTTGTACCACTGGTGCCCGCATCCTCCTTTGAGCCAACAGCGGTTTCCTCCTCCTCCTCAGGATGTTCATATAGCAACCGCAAACGGTCCATGTAATCTTCCGCCTCTAAGCATTTCTTAATATCTTCAATGGCGGAAATGGAAAAGTTGTTTTACGCGTCAACGGCAGCGGCATACAAAGCTTCAGTATCTATTCCATGAAACCTGGATCTCTCATCAGTAAATTTGCTCTGGTAGAACGGGTTCACATGACCGAGGCATTCGTTGTAACCAGCCTTAAACCCAGCCCGTCGTGCACACTCCTTCATCTCATTAACAGCGGCTGCGTTTTCCGGTGCGTCAAGAATGGTTCCAACAATCTGCAAAAATACAAGTGACCAGGTTATCAAAAACAAACCTAAGGATGAGAAAAACACTGGATACTTACATGCCCGATATCGTGATCACGCATCCAATCACGGTCAGCCTTAAGCTGATTCAGGGAGACAGTCAAACTATCCCTAGCCTTCGTAGCTTCCCTGGCCCGGGCTTCAGCTTCACTCGCGTGGGCAGTGACATCTTCAAGGATGGTCACCCGGTTCTGCACCTCTACCTATCAACAACAAAGCATAGACAAGTACAGGAAGACAACCAATTACATTTATGAAACAAAGAACTCAAGTATAATAACAGTTTATACCTTGAGGTCCTCCACAGATTTGTTCAACTTATTACGGTCAGCATCCGCCTCTTCAAGCACCTTGGAAACACGCGCCTCCACTCCTTTGGCCGCCGCCTCAGCCGCGGTTTTCTCCTTGATCAAAGCAGCATTCGCCGCCTTGAGATTAGTCAACTCCTGACGAACACGGAAAAGTTTTTCATTCTCTCGAGCACAAGCTTCCTTCCAACccttgcgctcatcagaaagcaattttgcaagagtacgaacctgtttaaggccGACAGTTGCAGCCCAGCCTCAGTCTGCTTTAACTTTTCAAAAGCAACTTTATCTTTTTTCAGCTGCTCCGCACCTTCCCGAGCAGCTTTCACCAGTGCCTCAGCTTCAGCCCGCAGCCGAGCAATTTTCTCCTCCTTGCGACCCAAGCTTTCATAGTCTTCCATAATTGCATTCGCAATTATAGAACTTCCAACAAGCATGGAAGAAAGCTGGTTTATCCGATTCCCACGAGGCAAACTACAGGCTCGAAGAGTCTCATAAGGGGTATCCAAAGCCCCAAGATCTCCTTGCAAGCTGAGGGATtattggaaatatcatccccttgTATAACAGTCCAATGAGGGCGATGATAATCCAAACCCCGGTCTACCGCATAGGAGCGGTAAGAAAACTCCAATTCAGTCTCGCCAGGCTGAATAGAAGGTTGATCTTTAACCCCAGTCCCCGTGGCAGTTGAACCGGAAGCCTTCTCAGCAACGGGGGACTTAGGTTTCTCAACAATAGGGGATTTCGGTTTTCCACCCCCCAGTTATCAAGGTCATGCGGATCGATCAAATTATTGGCCGAATCCAACGTATCGTCAATAATTTACGCCGCGGGTTTCTTCGCGGTGTCCTCCACATGAACGGATGGTGGAGTAACCACTTCAATCGAAGGACTCCACCTATCCTCATTCTGgacttccacgtccactcatatgaggtgggttgttcacgccatggttcctcatagtaagtatatgaaggtggatactcatatcttggttcctcaaagtatgagtatgaaggctcataccttggttcaacgaaatatgagtatgagggagaaggttcacaccttgggtcttcataggatgaATGTGAAGTGGACGGCTCGTACCtaggctcctcatagtagttgtatgaagtggatggttcaaAGATGTCACAATATTGTACCAAGTGAGGGTTACCACAAatggtgcaatagtcttccctataatcatccttcTCATAGGGGTAGTTGTaatctcctgagtattgatccataagaatcactcagcagaccacaacagagtctcgggaccagaaaacaaaaataaaaacagaaacagaggctggacacggccccgtgttcggtgagcacggcccgtgttcaggttctgtatctgggtgttttaataaaagtgactagttttgtgcagcacgggggcgtgttcagcgaacacgaccccgtgttcagactctgtatctgggagttttgttaaaaattatgcagcacgggggcgtgttcagtgagcacgaccccgtgttcagtctactgtaaatgcaaaaattaactaaaatgtaGAAAATGTGCGCGCATtttaaaaaaggttttgaaaaactgattaggccgtcgattttaagctttcttaaaatccttgtgtccccggcaacggcgccaaaaacttgatatgcgtgtagcgttatatatttttattaagattttaagctctttttaacactttggtcaagttttaaatttataaaacacgatattctactaacactaaacacacatatgggcaagttcACCTattgtgagcgtagtatagcgttggtaagataccgaggtcgtccaaggacacaagagcttttagtaccggtttatcctcaacgtctaatcaaatcaaaaatttagaaaaaagttttaaatacgaaaataaaaaataaaaatgctggaaataagaataaaataaaaacagatagacaagatgaatcacttggatccgactcgcctttagtgtaacctttgatgatttccgcacttttacactttttaagagattatcttagttatagtagtaggcccctcttttgaaggtgatatTACCCtaaacccagtagtttgagtcagcaaggatacaatcctaaagggttgaattattgaaagataattaattagattattaatacgtaatgtggtaggcccctcttttgaaggtgacgttaccctcggctaagtggtttgagtcagcagggatacaatcccatgtagccgggttaatgtattaatagtagtttacatatgcgggggatcaagctattcgcacccccgccatccaatacgagtgggtattgaaggaggtcctagtaagcttgacccaagTCCTTgcatgatctatacactgaacaaggcaagaaccttaccaaaccattcccttaacccccgaccaggtagccaacatatctctatatagaccgtagagatatgaatggtgaaaatcttttattttatatagacagtaaaataatgccaagacacctcggacaaatgataaggaagtttcaccttcaacataagaaactagttattaaagtcgttaatacaaaaccaaataaaaagtacgaaaagattaaaaatcaaaagtattacactaaatgcttgtcttcaccaactgatgtaagagacttaggcaaacatggcctttgattgtcaagaactcttactatcaatcttggatcccgagactactacacacactctatgatggatgatggtgatggtggttgagtgagggtgaagtgggagagaggtggtttgccaagggatgcctttgaagtgaaccaagcacctctatttatagcctgcacagaagcccggacatggccccgtgtccattgggcacgaccccgtgtccatccactttctctttcttcattaattgcaatttttctgcattagctccacacaCCCTCGTGTCCGCTGCGCACGGCCCcctgtgcagaagcgtatctgtactatgaagatttgcttggattctgcgaatcttagcgttgaccacgaccgtgttgagctgggcacgcccccgtgtcgggaatagaagcttctatagctttgtccttTCTACAGACAACTGACCAtgcccctgtgtccgctgggcacggggccatgttcagccttctgttctcttgtttttgcttgggaagatgctatcgaggggtcgggcatgccatgtttattccttttcttgtatttatgttagatttggctgcatatttgttcctttccTTCAATTAAGCTCATttagtcctgaaaatacaaaatgaaaacaaaagcacactttttccaacattagtactaaaaaagggttagttttatgcctcatttgatgtaatttatatgtttcattttatacacatcaaatacccccacacttgaatctttgcttgtcctcaagcaaaactgtttataatgtggcttacactcccaaatggaatgggtagaagagaagttttgggcttgtcttgagtgtcaggattccaagatctttattaggctttatttttatgctatttacaatcctattcgttatgatttatttagatcgtttcataagagaaattacttatttgggcataacatgcctctttaaaattctcatttatatacaagttcacatacctcacgggagatcactcaacactcggccgaatatgtatttttgtgaaacattCGAGACcagcatggaacttacttctaccatatgcttgccaagcaatcattcatcctcctttttaactatatacctttgtaaatatcaagaggacttggggaagggttaggcttgagttaaaggtaggtggttttgggttagtggttagtagaaagggctaaaagcgtcggtcgtcgtaaaacttttttgtttttgtgacttttattaaaacaaaacattttcaaacaaagttttttttttttgaggaacttttttgtttattgctagatttcatcatcatttttttataaggaatgtcacatgaagactgaactttttactaaaataaagggtttaaa belongs to Helianthus annuus cultivar XRQ/B chromosome 5, HanXRQr2.0-SUNRISE, whole genome shotgun sequence and includes:
- the LOC110942899 gene encoding uncharacterized protein LOC110942899, translated to MKECLIQLPTLTAPRKKEPLILYLSAAVNAVGAVLIVEREGVQTPIYYVSKMLNDPEIRYSIMEKLVLALVHASRRLRRYFADHVITVLTNDKIGQILSKPEISGRLAKWAIELSAHTLIYKLRPTIKGQALYTNGASNEDGAGEGLRLVNPDGQELTYAICIDFKSTNNEAENEALLAGLRLAVKLGVQHLEAHVDSLLVAGQVCGDYAAKGDIIFLYLEQAMQLKSRFTSFNIRHVNRSENKLVDALSKLASTSFQHLEKEIHIEILQNPSVPLCQSNVIEYGTTSWMTPIIAYLQLGVTPESKAEACKLRYKVCHCQMGDKILYRKSYLGTLLGCVNPQDATYLIREIHEGICGIQSGPHYFMRLKHWP